Part of the Desulfosalsimonas propionicica genome is shown below.
CTCACCCGGGTGGAAATGGCATCTGCGATCGCACGCTGGGTGCGTATGAAAGAAATCGCAGAACCGCAGGCAGCGCTAATTGAAAACACGTTTAACCAGGATATCCATTCAGGCCTTTACCTGGTCAAGTCATTGATTGCAACACATTATCAGCAGGCGGAGAAATGGCTGTCAGCCAGAAAAACCGCACTCAGGTCCCTGGACGCACTGCATATTGCGTGCTGCTGGAGCTTCCATGCCCAATTAATTACCTGTGATCGTACCATGCATGAAGCCGCCGTCCTGTTAGGCTTGGAAAGCTCCTTGATTTGAATTCCCAACAAAGCCTGCAGAACCATACGACGAGTAATGGGGAAAAACAGGTGAAACTCCATCTCCGGATCGAAGACCGCAAACACGCCCAATCAGAAAACCAGCAATACACGGACCGCTACAACAGCTCATTTGACCTGCCCCCGGGTAAATGGAAAACAATAAAAATTCCCCTGGAAGAAATTGAAAACGCCCCGAAAACCCGCAAAATGAACATGGAGCAGATCAGCAGCATCATGTTTTTCGTGGCCAGGCAGCCCGAGCCCCTGACCCTCTACATCGACGATATCCGGCTGCAATAAATTGACCCACACAGGAAAACACGATACAGGTATCAACAGAGGCTTGCCCGGATGACACAGATTCAGATTGCTCCCATAACAACCACAGAGAACTGGCAGAAACTCGAATCCGGGTGGAACACCCTTCTTGCCAGCTCTGCCGCCCCCTCTTTTTTTCTTACTTATGAATGGCTCAGGGCCTGGGAGGAGTGTTTCCTGTCATCCAACCAGCGTCTTTACATCCTTGCTTTTTATGAAAAGCAAAGCCTGGTTGCCGCAGCCCCTTTTTACCTTACACGAAAAAAAGCAGGGCCTCTTTGCTACAACGAGATCAAATTTCTCGGCGCCCCCCAGGCAGGCTCGGACTATCTGGATGTAATAATGAAAAAGGGCAGGGAAAAAACCGTTGCAGAGGCTTGCTACCAGTACCTGACAGGCCCGGCCGCACCCAAATGGGACACGCTGTCGCTGACCGATATTTTCGCCGGGTCATTGTTTCTGCTCCATTTCATCAACTGCATCCAACAGCAGGGCCAGTATTTTAAAACCGCACCTTCGGCATTTTGCCCCGCAGCCGAAATCACCCCCGACTTTGACACGTATTTTGCAGAACTTTCAAAATGGCGGAAAAAAAAATTTCGGCAGGACCTGCGGGTCTTATACCGGGACCACAAGGCAGCACACCTGACATTTGAAGGAAAGCCGGCAGCAGACCATCTTTCTGCTTTTTTTGATTTTTACAACCAAAAAAGCCCCTGGCCCGGCCAGGGGCCCCAAAAAATTCTGAACAAATATAGTGCGCTTTGCGGTGAGAACCCGCCGGTGCAGCTTGACATACTTGAAGCAGACGGGAAAATTGCGGCAGGGCTATTGCATCTGCGGTACAAAAAAAGCCTTTACATGTACCAGATGGCTGTTGACAGAGAGTTTAACCCCAGGCTCAGCCTGGGAAACCTGCTGGTGGGAATGTGTGTCAAAAACGCCGCTGAAGCGGGATATATAACCTACGACTTTCTAAAAGGCCACGAGGACTACAAATTTCACTGGGCAAACACGGGCCGCAGGACCCTGAAACTCCAGCTCTGGAACAAGCGTCCGGTTTCCAGGGCGCTTGCACTGGCAAACCTGGGGAAAAACGCTGGTAAAATTGTTTTGCGGTAATCCACAAGCATAGCTGTCCTATGATGCGGCGTACCTGGTTAAAATACCACACACATGTATATTTCTGTTAACACTCTATCCATACGAATTTTTTCGTCTCTCTTTGCTGTGTCCCCAAATAAGGACCTTTCAGAATATTTGCTTTTTCGGCATTTAATTTGCAAGCCAATGAAAGCGCCTGATTTCCCGGCCTGCTGACAAGAGGTTAAAAAAGATAACACTAAGGAGGTTTCACAGAAATGACCATCAAACATCACACGCTACATTTAATAAAACTTGTAAGCCTTACCGGTATTTTGCTGCTGTTCGTATTTTCCGGCTTTTCCTTTGGAGCTACGGAGGCGAATTTTCCCCTTGAAATTACCAACATTAAGCCCGCAGGCACAGGGGAACCTGCCATTCCTGAAACCAACAGGATTTTCAGGGCATATCCCGGCATTGAATACAACATTCGCGCAGCCGCGATAGGCGGTGTTTACCCCTACACCTATGAATTGTCCAACAAACCCGTGGGCATGTCTATTGATGAAAATACCGGCGAGATCACATGGGATAATCCGCAAT
Proteins encoded:
- a CDS encoding CIA30 family protein; translated protein: MKLHLRIEDRKHAQSENQQYTDRYNSSFDLPPGKWKTIKIPLEEIENAPKTRKMNMEQISSIMFFVARQPEPLTLYIDDIRLQ
- a CDS encoding GNAT family N-acetyltransferase, whose translation is MTQIQIAPITTTENWQKLESGWNTLLASSAAPSFFLTYEWLRAWEECFLSSNQRLYILAFYEKQSLVAAAPFYLTRKKAGPLCYNEIKFLGAPQAGSDYLDVIMKKGREKTVAEACYQYLTGPAAPKWDTLSLTDIFAGSLFLLHFINCIQQQGQYFKTAPSAFCPAAEITPDFDTYFAELSKWRKKKFRQDLRVLYRDHKAAHLTFEGKPAADHLSAFFDFYNQKSPWPGQGPQKILNKYSALCGENPPVQLDILEADGKIAAGLLHLRYKKSLYMYQMAVDREFNPRLSLGNLLVGMCVKNAAEAGYITYDFLKGHEDYKFHWANTGRRTLKLQLWNKRPVSRALALANLGKNAGKIVLR
- a CDS encoding type II toxin-antitoxin system VapC family toxin, with amino-acid sequence MSGDNIYLDTSALLPFYREEKASESIQTLLNGIQPPVLLSDLTRVEMASAIARWVRMKEIAEPQAALIENTFNQDIHSGLYLVKSLIATHYQQAEKWLSARKTALRSLDALHIACCWSFHAQLITCDRTMHEAAVLLGLESSLI